A section of the Felis catus isolate Fca126 chromosome B2, F.catus_Fca126_mat1.0, whole genome shotgun sequence genome encodes:
- the VWA7 gene encoding von Willebrand factor A domain-containing protein 7 isoform X1 yields MLPADVPLAHLNPSLLLLLLLQLLPPASSFFPNIWSLLAAPGSVTHQDLTEEAALNVTLQLFLDQPPPGRPPLRLEDFLGHTLLADDLFAAYFGPGSPSRRFRAALGEVSRANAAQDFLPTSRNDPDLHFDAERLGQGRTRLVGALREALVAARALDHTLARQRLGAALHALQDFYSHSNWVELGQQQPHPHLLWPRQELRSLAQVDDPTCSDCEELSCPGNLLGFTLLTSGYFGTHPSKPPGKCSHGGRFDQSSSQPPRGGINKDSTSPGFSPHHMLHLQAAKLALLASIQALSLLRNRLGDRGFSRLLDISPASSLSFVLDTTGSMGEEINAAKIQARHIVEQRRGSPMEPVHYILVPFHDPGFGPVFTTSDPDSFWQQLNEIHALGGGDEPEMCLSALELALLHTPPLSDIFVFTDASPKDAFLTNRVESLTQERRCRVTFLVTEDPSRVQGRARREVLSPLRFEPYEAVALASGGEVIFTKDQHIQDVAAVVGDSMADLVTLPLEPPVVVSGRPLVFSVDALLQRVTVRIHGEVSSFWIRNPAGVSQGQEEGEGPLGHTRRFGQFWIVTISDPPQTGTWVILVTAESIPRVRVQAQTSLDFLFYFGIPVEDGPHPGLYPLTQPVAGLQTQLLVEVTGLGSRGNPGAPLPHFSHVVLRGVPEGAELGRVPLEPTGPLERGFLAASLPSALLSTAGPFSLELIGRDGEGQSLHRAAPQPCTVVPVLLELSGSPGFLVPGSKAPLSLRIASFSDPQDLDLRTSVKPSFALTSNLSSFGRGPWALNYSRASAFSPASVLDRVRLEPNESAWGRLWLEIPDSAAPDSVVMVTVTATGPEASPVPPTHAFLRLLVLAPTPQDPLAAPAHSSGPILASTSPASTSVTRGRAGGGLVGNPWWGTVGGVLLLLGLASW; encoded by the exons ATGCTCCCTGCAGACGTGCCCCTGGCCCACCTGAATCcttcactgctgctgctgctgctactgcagCTGCTGCCCCCTGCATCCTCCTTCTTCCCCAACATCTGGAGCCTCCTGGCTGCCCCCGGGTCCGTCACCCACCAGGACCTGACCGAGGAGGCGGCGCTCAATGTCACCCTGCAGCTCTTCCTGGATCAGCCACCCCCAGGCCGTCCCCCGCTTCGTCTTGAGGATTTCCTG GGCCACACCCTTCTTGCTGACGACCTCTTTGCTGCCTACTTTGGACCTGGGTCTCCTTCCCGGAGGTTCCGAGCAGCCTTAGGTGAGGTCTCCCGTGCCAACGCAGCCCAGGACTTTCTGCCAACATCCAGGAATGACCCTGACCTGCACTTTGATGCTGAGCGGCTGGGCCAGGGGCGCACACGCCTAGTGGGGGCTCTCCGGGAGGCCCTGGTGGCAGCCAGAGCTCTTGACCACACCCTGGCCCGCCAGCGCCTTGGGGCTGCACTTCATGCTTTGCAG gatTTCTACAGTCACAGCAACTGGGTGGAACTGGGACAGCAGCAGCCACACCCTCACCTCCTCTGGCCTAGGCAGGAGCTCCGGAGCCTGGCACAAG TGGACGATCCTACCTGCTCTGATTGCGAGGAGTTGAGCTGCCCCGGGAATTTGCTGGGCTTTACACTCCTCACCTCTGGCTACTTTGGAACTCATCCCTCCAAACCTCCAG GGAAATGTAGCCATGGGGGCCGTTTTGACCAGAGCAGCTCCCAGCCACCACGGGGAGGCATCAACAAGGATAGCACATCCCCAGGCTTCTCTCCCCATCACATGCTGCACCTCCAGGCAGCAAAACTGGCCCTTCTGGCCTCCATCCAGGCCCTCAGTCTCCTGCGAAACCGGCTGGGAGACAGGGGTTTCTCCAG GCTGCTGGACATCAGCCCAGCCTCCAGTCTGAGCTTCGTCCTAGACACCACAGGCAGTATGGGTGAGGAGATCAATGCTGCCAAAATCCAGGCTCGCCACATTGTGGAACAGCGACGGGGCAGCCCCATGGAGCCTGTCCACTACATCCTGGTCCCTTTCCATGATCCAG ggTTTGGCCCTGTCTTTACCACCAGTGACCCTGATAGCTTCTGGCAACAACTCAATGAGATCCATGCCTTGGGGGGTGGAGATGAGCCTGAGATGTGTCTGTCAGCCCTGGAg CTGGCTCTGCTGCACACACCTCCACTCTCAGACATCTTTGTCTTCACCGACGCCTCCCCCAAGGATGCCTTTCTCACCAACCGGGTGGAGTCCCTGACTCAGGAGCGGCGCTGCAGA GTAACATTCCTAGTGACCGAGGACCCATCGAGGGTTCAGGGCCGAGCTCGGCGTGAGGTCTTGTCCCCTCTGCGTTTTGAGCCCTATGAAGCTGTGGCCTTGGCCTCAGGAGGAGAGGTAATCTTCACCAAAGACCAGCACATTCAGGATGTGGCAGCTGTTGTTGGGGACAGCATGGCTGACCTG GTTACCCTTCCCCTGGAACCTCCTGTTGTAGTGTCTGGAAGGCCACTTGTGTTCAGCGTGGATGCACTGCTCCAGAGGGTCACAGTCCGGATCCATGGGGAGGTCAGCAGCTTCTGGATCAGGAACCCTGCAG gggTCTCCCAGGGCCAGGAGGAAGGCGAGGGACCTCTAGGTCACACTCGCCGCTTTGGGCAGTTCTGGATAGTTACCATCAGTGATCCCCCACAGACAGGGACCTGGGTGATCCTGGTCACAGCCGAGAGCATACCCCGGGTGAGAGTGCAAG CCCAGACATCCCTGGACTTCCTCTTCTACTTTGGGATCCCTGTGGAGGATGGCCCCCACCCTGGCCTCTACCCCCTGACTCAGCCAGTTGCAG gCCTCCAGACCCAGCTGCTGGTAGAGGTGACAGGGCTGGGCTCCAGAGGCAACCCTGGAGCTCCTCTGCCGCATTTCTCTCACGTCGTCCTACGAGGGGTCCCGGAAGGTGCCGAGCTGGGCCGGGTGCCTTTGGAGCCCACGGGACCGCTGGAGCGAGGTTTCCTCGCAGCCTCGCTACCGTCTGCACTTCTGTCCACTGCGGGACCTTTCTCTCTGGAGTTGATTGGCCGGGacggagaggggcagagcctgCACCGAGCTGCTCCCCAGCCCTGCACCGTGGTCCCTGTCCTTCTGGAG CTCAGCGGCTCCCCGGGATTCCTGGTTCCAGGCAGCAAGGCCCCGCTCAGCCTCCGCATCGCCAGCTTCTCGGACCCTCAGGATCTCGATCTTAGGACATCTGTCAAGCCCAGCTTCGCTCTCACCTCCAACCTCTCCAG ctttGGGCGCGGACCCTGGGCTCTCAACTATTCGAGAGCTTCGGCCTTCAGCCCGGCGTCCGTACTCGACAGGGTTCGCCTGGAACCAAATGAGTCCGCCTGGGGGCGCCTGTGGTTGGAGATCCCGGACTCAGCGGCTCCAGACTCCGTGGTGATGGTGACTGTGACTGCGACAGGTCCAGAAGCCAGCCCAGTGCCCCCGACCCATGCCTTCCTCCGGCTCCTGGTGCTGGCCCCCACCCCGCAG GACCCGCTGGCTGCCCCTGCCCACTCATCTGGCCCTATCCTCGCCTCCACCAGCCCTGCCTCCACTTCGGTGACTcggggaagggctgggggagggctggTGGGCAACCCCTGGTGGGGCACAGTTGGAGGGGTGCTGCTTC
- the VWA7 gene encoding von Willebrand factor A domain-containing protein 7 isoform X2 — translation MLPADVPLAHLNPSLLLLLLLQLLPPASSFFPNIWSLLAAPGSVTHQDLTEEAALNVTLQLFLDQPPPGRPPLRLEDFLGHTLLADDLFAAYFGPGSPSRRFRAALGEVSRANAAQDFLPTSRNDPDLHFDAERLGQGRTRLVGALREALVAARALDHTLARQRLGAALHALQDFYSHSNWVELGQQQPHPHLLWPRQELRSLAQVDDPTCSDCEELSCPGNLLGFTLLTSGYFGTHPSKPPGKCSHGGRFDQSSSQPPRGGINKDSTSPGFSPHHMLHLQAAKLALLASIQALSLLRNRLGDRGFSRLLDISPASSLSFVLDTTGSMGEEINAAKIQARHIVEQRRGSPMEPVHYILVPFHDPGFGPVFTTSDPDSFWQQLNEIHALGGGDEPEMCLSALELALLHTPPLSDIFVFTDASPKDAFLTNRVESLTQERRCRVTFLVTEDPSRVQGRARREVLSPLRFEPYEAVALASGGEVIFTKDQHIQDVAAVVGDSMADLVTLPLEPPVVVSGRPLVFSVDALLQRVTVRIHGEVSSFWIRNPAGVSQGQEEGEGPLGHTRRFGQFWIVTISDPPQTGTWVILVTAESIPRVRVQAQTSLDFLFYFGIPVEDGPHPGLYPLTQPVAGLQTQLLVEVTGLGSRGNPGAPLPHFSHVVLRGVPEGAELGRVPLEPTGPLERGFLAASLPSALLSTAGPFSLELIGRDGEGQSLHRAAPQPCTVVPVLLELSGSPGFLVPGSKAPLSLRIASFSDPQDLDLRTSVKPSFALTSNLSRVRLEPNESAWGRLWLEIPDSAAPDSVVMVTVTATGPEASPVPPTHAFLRLLVLAPTPQDPLAAPAHSSGPILASTSPASTSVTRGRAGGGLVGNPWWGTVGGVLLLLGLASW, via the exons ATGCTCCCTGCAGACGTGCCCCTGGCCCACCTGAATCcttcactgctgctgctgctgctactgcagCTGCTGCCCCCTGCATCCTCCTTCTTCCCCAACATCTGGAGCCTCCTGGCTGCCCCCGGGTCCGTCACCCACCAGGACCTGACCGAGGAGGCGGCGCTCAATGTCACCCTGCAGCTCTTCCTGGATCAGCCACCCCCAGGCCGTCCCCCGCTTCGTCTTGAGGATTTCCTG GGCCACACCCTTCTTGCTGACGACCTCTTTGCTGCCTACTTTGGACCTGGGTCTCCTTCCCGGAGGTTCCGAGCAGCCTTAGGTGAGGTCTCCCGTGCCAACGCAGCCCAGGACTTTCTGCCAACATCCAGGAATGACCCTGACCTGCACTTTGATGCTGAGCGGCTGGGCCAGGGGCGCACACGCCTAGTGGGGGCTCTCCGGGAGGCCCTGGTGGCAGCCAGAGCTCTTGACCACACCCTGGCCCGCCAGCGCCTTGGGGCTGCACTTCATGCTTTGCAG gatTTCTACAGTCACAGCAACTGGGTGGAACTGGGACAGCAGCAGCCACACCCTCACCTCCTCTGGCCTAGGCAGGAGCTCCGGAGCCTGGCACAAG TGGACGATCCTACCTGCTCTGATTGCGAGGAGTTGAGCTGCCCCGGGAATTTGCTGGGCTTTACACTCCTCACCTCTGGCTACTTTGGAACTCATCCCTCCAAACCTCCAG GGAAATGTAGCCATGGGGGCCGTTTTGACCAGAGCAGCTCCCAGCCACCACGGGGAGGCATCAACAAGGATAGCACATCCCCAGGCTTCTCTCCCCATCACATGCTGCACCTCCAGGCAGCAAAACTGGCCCTTCTGGCCTCCATCCAGGCCCTCAGTCTCCTGCGAAACCGGCTGGGAGACAGGGGTTTCTCCAG GCTGCTGGACATCAGCCCAGCCTCCAGTCTGAGCTTCGTCCTAGACACCACAGGCAGTATGGGTGAGGAGATCAATGCTGCCAAAATCCAGGCTCGCCACATTGTGGAACAGCGACGGGGCAGCCCCATGGAGCCTGTCCACTACATCCTGGTCCCTTTCCATGATCCAG ggTTTGGCCCTGTCTTTACCACCAGTGACCCTGATAGCTTCTGGCAACAACTCAATGAGATCCATGCCTTGGGGGGTGGAGATGAGCCTGAGATGTGTCTGTCAGCCCTGGAg CTGGCTCTGCTGCACACACCTCCACTCTCAGACATCTTTGTCTTCACCGACGCCTCCCCCAAGGATGCCTTTCTCACCAACCGGGTGGAGTCCCTGACTCAGGAGCGGCGCTGCAGA GTAACATTCCTAGTGACCGAGGACCCATCGAGGGTTCAGGGCCGAGCTCGGCGTGAGGTCTTGTCCCCTCTGCGTTTTGAGCCCTATGAAGCTGTGGCCTTGGCCTCAGGAGGAGAGGTAATCTTCACCAAAGACCAGCACATTCAGGATGTGGCAGCTGTTGTTGGGGACAGCATGGCTGACCTG GTTACCCTTCCCCTGGAACCTCCTGTTGTAGTGTCTGGAAGGCCACTTGTGTTCAGCGTGGATGCACTGCTCCAGAGGGTCACAGTCCGGATCCATGGGGAGGTCAGCAGCTTCTGGATCAGGAACCCTGCAG gggTCTCCCAGGGCCAGGAGGAAGGCGAGGGACCTCTAGGTCACACTCGCCGCTTTGGGCAGTTCTGGATAGTTACCATCAGTGATCCCCCACAGACAGGGACCTGGGTGATCCTGGTCACAGCCGAGAGCATACCCCGGGTGAGAGTGCAAG CCCAGACATCCCTGGACTTCCTCTTCTACTTTGGGATCCCTGTGGAGGATGGCCCCCACCCTGGCCTCTACCCCCTGACTCAGCCAGTTGCAG gCCTCCAGACCCAGCTGCTGGTAGAGGTGACAGGGCTGGGCTCCAGAGGCAACCCTGGAGCTCCTCTGCCGCATTTCTCTCACGTCGTCCTACGAGGGGTCCCGGAAGGTGCCGAGCTGGGCCGGGTGCCTTTGGAGCCCACGGGACCGCTGGAGCGAGGTTTCCTCGCAGCCTCGCTACCGTCTGCACTTCTGTCCACTGCGGGACCTTTCTCTCTGGAGTTGATTGGCCGGGacggagaggggcagagcctgCACCGAGCTGCTCCCCAGCCCTGCACCGTGGTCCCTGTCCTTCTGGAG CTCAGCGGCTCCCCGGGATTCCTGGTTCCAGGCAGCAAGGCCCCGCTCAGCCTCCGCATCGCCAGCTTCTCGGACCCTCAGGATCTCGATCTTAGGACATCTGTCAAGCCCAGCTTCGCTCTCACCTCCAACCTCTCCAG GGTTCGCCTGGAACCAAATGAGTCCGCCTGGGGGCGCCTGTGGTTGGAGATCCCGGACTCAGCGGCTCCAGACTCCGTGGTGATGGTGACTGTGACTGCGACAGGTCCAGAAGCCAGCCCAGTGCCCCCGACCCATGCCTTCCTCCGGCTCCTGGTGCTGGCCCCCACCCCGCAG GACCCGCTGGCTGCCCCTGCCCACTCATCTGGCCCTATCCTCGCCTCCACCAGCCCTGCCTCCACTTCGGTGACTcggggaagggctgggggagggctggTGGGCAACCCCTGGTGGGGCACAGTTGGAGGGGTGCTGCTTC
- the VWA7 gene encoding von Willebrand factor A domain-containing protein 7 isoform X3 encodes MLPADVPLAHLNPSLLLLLLLQLLPPASSFFPNIWSLLAAPGSVTHQDLTEEAALNVTLQLFLDQPPPGRPPLRLEDFLGHTLLADDLFAAYFGPGSPSRRFRAALGEVSRANAAQDFLPTSRNDPDLHFDAERLGQGRTRLVGALREALVAARALDHTLARQRLGAALHALQDFYSHSNWVELGQQQPHPHLLWPRQELRSLAQVDDPTCSDCEELSCPGNLLGFTLLTSGYFGTHPSKPPGKCSHGGRFDQSSSQPPRGGINKDSTSPGFSPHHMLHLQAAKLALLASIQALSLLRNRLGDRGFSRLLDISPASSLSFVLDTTGSMGEEINAAKIQARHIVEQRRGSPMEPVHYILVPFHDPGFGPVFTTSDPDSFWQQLNEIHALGGGDEPEMCLSALELALLHTPPLSDIFVFTDASPKDAFLTNRVESLTQERRCRVTFLVTEDPSRVQGRARREVLSPLRFEPYEAVALASGGEVIFTKDQHIQDVAAVVGDSMADLVTLPLEPPVVVSGRPLVFSVDALLQRVTVRIHGEVSSFWIRNPAGVSQGQEEGEGPLGHTRRFGQFWIVTISDPPQTGTWVILVTAESIPRVRVQAQTSLDFLFYFGIPVEDGPHPGLYPLTQPVAGLQTQLLVEVTGLGSRGNPGAPLPHFSHVVLRGVPEGAELGRVPLEPTGPLERGFLAASLPSALLSTAGPFSLELIGRDGEGQSLHRAAPQPCTVVPVLLERLPGIPGSRQQGPAQPPHRQLLGPSGSRS; translated from the exons ATGCTCCCTGCAGACGTGCCCCTGGCCCACCTGAATCcttcactgctgctgctgctgctactgcagCTGCTGCCCCCTGCATCCTCCTTCTTCCCCAACATCTGGAGCCTCCTGGCTGCCCCCGGGTCCGTCACCCACCAGGACCTGACCGAGGAGGCGGCGCTCAATGTCACCCTGCAGCTCTTCCTGGATCAGCCACCCCCAGGCCGTCCCCCGCTTCGTCTTGAGGATTTCCTG GGCCACACCCTTCTTGCTGACGACCTCTTTGCTGCCTACTTTGGACCTGGGTCTCCTTCCCGGAGGTTCCGAGCAGCCTTAGGTGAGGTCTCCCGTGCCAACGCAGCCCAGGACTTTCTGCCAACATCCAGGAATGACCCTGACCTGCACTTTGATGCTGAGCGGCTGGGCCAGGGGCGCACACGCCTAGTGGGGGCTCTCCGGGAGGCCCTGGTGGCAGCCAGAGCTCTTGACCACACCCTGGCCCGCCAGCGCCTTGGGGCTGCACTTCATGCTTTGCAG gatTTCTACAGTCACAGCAACTGGGTGGAACTGGGACAGCAGCAGCCACACCCTCACCTCCTCTGGCCTAGGCAGGAGCTCCGGAGCCTGGCACAAG TGGACGATCCTACCTGCTCTGATTGCGAGGAGTTGAGCTGCCCCGGGAATTTGCTGGGCTTTACACTCCTCACCTCTGGCTACTTTGGAACTCATCCCTCCAAACCTCCAG GGAAATGTAGCCATGGGGGCCGTTTTGACCAGAGCAGCTCCCAGCCACCACGGGGAGGCATCAACAAGGATAGCACATCCCCAGGCTTCTCTCCCCATCACATGCTGCACCTCCAGGCAGCAAAACTGGCCCTTCTGGCCTCCATCCAGGCCCTCAGTCTCCTGCGAAACCGGCTGGGAGACAGGGGTTTCTCCAG GCTGCTGGACATCAGCCCAGCCTCCAGTCTGAGCTTCGTCCTAGACACCACAGGCAGTATGGGTGAGGAGATCAATGCTGCCAAAATCCAGGCTCGCCACATTGTGGAACAGCGACGGGGCAGCCCCATGGAGCCTGTCCACTACATCCTGGTCCCTTTCCATGATCCAG ggTTTGGCCCTGTCTTTACCACCAGTGACCCTGATAGCTTCTGGCAACAACTCAATGAGATCCATGCCTTGGGGGGTGGAGATGAGCCTGAGATGTGTCTGTCAGCCCTGGAg CTGGCTCTGCTGCACACACCTCCACTCTCAGACATCTTTGTCTTCACCGACGCCTCCCCCAAGGATGCCTTTCTCACCAACCGGGTGGAGTCCCTGACTCAGGAGCGGCGCTGCAGA GTAACATTCCTAGTGACCGAGGACCCATCGAGGGTTCAGGGCCGAGCTCGGCGTGAGGTCTTGTCCCCTCTGCGTTTTGAGCCCTATGAAGCTGTGGCCTTGGCCTCAGGAGGAGAGGTAATCTTCACCAAAGACCAGCACATTCAGGATGTGGCAGCTGTTGTTGGGGACAGCATGGCTGACCTG GTTACCCTTCCCCTGGAACCTCCTGTTGTAGTGTCTGGAAGGCCACTTGTGTTCAGCGTGGATGCACTGCTCCAGAGGGTCACAGTCCGGATCCATGGGGAGGTCAGCAGCTTCTGGATCAGGAACCCTGCAG gggTCTCCCAGGGCCAGGAGGAAGGCGAGGGACCTCTAGGTCACACTCGCCGCTTTGGGCAGTTCTGGATAGTTACCATCAGTGATCCCCCACAGACAGGGACCTGGGTGATCCTGGTCACAGCCGAGAGCATACCCCGGGTGAGAGTGCAAG CCCAGACATCCCTGGACTTCCTCTTCTACTTTGGGATCCCTGTGGAGGATGGCCCCCACCCTGGCCTCTACCCCCTGACTCAGCCAGTTGCAG gCCTCCAGACCCAGCTGCTGGTAGAGGTGACAGGGCTGGGCTCCAGAGGCAACCCTGGAGCTCCTCTGCCGCATTTCTCTCACGTCGTCCTACGAGGGGTCCCGGAAGGTGCCGAGCTGGGCCGGGTGCCTTTGGAGCCCACGGGACCGCTGGAGCGAGGTTTCCTCGCAGCCTCGCTACCGTCTGCACTTCTGTCCACTGCGGGACCTTTCTCTCTGGAGTTGATTGGCCGGGacggagaggggcagagcctgCACCGAGCTGCTCCCCAGCCCTGCACCGTGGTCCCTGTCCTTCTGGAG CGGCTCCCCGGGATTCCTGGTTCCAGGCAGCAAGGCCCCGCTCAGCCTCCGCATCGCCAGCTTCTCGGACCCTCAGGATCTCGATCTTAG